A stretch of the Vigna radiata var. radiata cultivar VC1973A chromosome 7, Vradiata_ver6, whole genome shotgun sequence genome encodes the following:
- the LOC106767858 gene encoding homeobox-leucine zipper protein HOX3: MAVLPSASSTLELTISVPGFASSPTLLPSSSSSVKELDINQVPVEEDWMASNMEDEEESSNGDPPRKKLRLTKEQSRLLEESFRQNHTLNPKQKDCLAMQLKLRPRQVEVWFQNRRARSKLKQTEMECEYLKRWFGSLTEQNRRLQREVEELRAMKVGPPTVISPHSCEPLPASTLTMCPRCERVTTTADKLPSAAATLSAKVPPHSPQPSAAC, translated from the exons ATGGCGGTTTTACCAAGTGCCTCCTCCACCTTGGAATTGACTATATCTGTCCCTGGCTTTGCTTCTTCACCAACTCTTCTgccttcatcatcatcatctg TGAAAGAATTGGACATAAACCAAGTACCTGTAGAAGAAGATTGGATGGCATCAAAcatggaagatgaagaagaaagcaGCAATGGAGACCCTCCCCGCAAGAAACTCCGTCTCACAAAGGAACAATCTCGTCTCCTTGAAGAAAGCTTCAGACAAAACCACACCCTAAACCCA AAGCAGAAAGATTGTTTGGCAATGCAACTGAAGCTGCGACCAAGGCAAGTGGAGGTGTGGTTTCAGAACCGTAGGGCCAG GAGCAAGCTGAAGCAGACAGAAATGGAGTGTGAGTACCTGAAGAGGTGGTTTGGGTCACTGACAGAGCAGAACAGAAGGCTTCAGAGGGAAGTAGAGGAACTGAGGGCCATGAAGGTGGGGCCACCCACCGTCATTTCTCCACACTCTTGTGAGCCACTACCAGCCTCCACATTAACCATGTGTCCCCGCTGTGAGCGCGTCACCACCACCGCCGACAAACTGCCTTCCGCCGCCGCCACTTTGTCCGCTAAAGTCCCACCGCACTCCCCTCAACCTTCTGCCGCCTGTTGA